A genomic stretch from Streptomyces venezuelae ATCC 10712 includes:
- a CDS encoding DUF742 domain-containing protein: MNEHRTGGGPTVPGSQWYDADAGPLVRPYAMTGGRTKPGPSNVRFDLIALVVVDDDPPGPAEESLLGPEHRALLALCRAETQSVAELSADADLPVGVVRVLLGDLLESGFVRVSRPVPPAQLPDERILREVIDGLRAL; this comes from the coding sequence ATGAACGAGCACCGTACCGGCGGCGGCCCGACCGTGCCCGGCAGCCAGTGGTACGACGCCGACGCCGGACCGCTCGTCCGCCCGTACGCGATGACCGGCGGACGGACGAAACCGGGGCCCAGCAACGTCCGGTTCGACCTCATCGCCCTCGTCGTCGTGGACGACGACCCGCCCGGACCGGCCGAGGAGTCCCTGCTCGGCCCCGAGCACCGGGCCCTGCTCGCCCTCTGCCGGGCCGAGACCCAGTCGGTGGCCGAACTCTCCGCCGACGCCGACCTGCCCGTCGGCGTCGTCCGCGTCCTGCTCGGCGACCTCCTCGAATCCGGCTTCGTACGCGTCAGCCGGCCCGTCCCGCCCGCACAGCTCCCTGACGAAAGAATCCTGAGGGAAGTAATCGATGGCCTACGAGCGCTCTGA
- a CDS encoding GTP-binding protein, with amino-acid sequence MAYERSESTGAEDGADTTALALKILVAGGFGVGKTTLVGAVSEIRPLRTEEQLSRAGESVDDTGGVDQKTTTTVAMDFGRITIRSGLSLYLFGTPGQDRFWFLWDELSQGALGAVVLADTRRLEDCFPAVDYFEHRKIPFVVAVNCFTGARTYGAADVSRALDLDRGTPVVLCDARDRDSGKEVLIRLVEYAGRMHTARLLDTVG; translated from the coding sequence ATGGCCTACGAGCGCTCTGAGAGCACCGGCGCGGAGGACGGCGCGGACACCACCGCCCTCGCCCTGAAGATCCTGGTCGCCGGCGGATTCGGCGTGGGCAAGACAACCCTGGTCGGCGCGGTCAGCGAGATCCGGCCGCTGCGCACCGAGGAACAGCTGAGCCGCGCCGGCGAGTCGGTCGACGACACCGGGGGAGTCGACCAGAAGACCACCACGACCGTCGCCATGGACTTCGGCCGCATCACGATCCGCTCGGGGCTCTCCCTCTACCTCTTCGGGACGCCCGGGCAGGACCGGTTCTGGTTCCTGTGGGACGAGCTGTCCCAGGGCGCCCTGGGCGCCGTCGTCCTCGCCGACACGCGGCGGCTCGAGGACTGCTTCCCGGCGGTCGACTACTTCGAGCACCGGAAGATCCCCTTCGTGGTCGCCGTGAACTGCTTCACCGGCGCGCGCACGTACGGGGCGGCCGACGTGTCCCGCGCGCTCGACCTGGACCGGGGCACGCCCGTGGTGCTCTGCGACGCCCGCGACCGCGACTCGGGGAAGGAAGTGCTGATCCGGCTGGTCGAGTACGCCGGGCGGATGCACACCGCCCGGCTGCTCGACACGGTCGGCTGA
- a CDS encoding PPOX class F420-dependent oxidoreductase, protein MTKMTEEEWRAFVSAGTRTGKLATVRDDGSPHVAPIWFLLDGDEFVFNTGKDTVKGRNLARDGRVSLCVDDDTPPFAFVSLSGRAELIEDLEELRLWAGRIGARYMGEDRADEFGERNGVPGELLVRVRIEKVVAQAGVAD, encoded by the coding sequence AGGAAGAGTGGCGGGCGTTCGTGTCCGCCGGGACCCGTACCGGCAAGCTGGCGACCGTGCGCGACGACGGCAGCCCGCACGTCGCGCCGATCTGGTTCCTGCTCGACGGCGACGAGTTCGTGTTCAACACGGGCAAGGACACCGTCAAGGGCCGCAATCTCGCCCGCGACGGTCGCGTCTCCCTGTGCGTCGACGACGACACCCCGCCGTTCGCCTTCGTCTCGCTCAGCGGTCGCGCCGAACTCATCGAGGATCTCGAGGAGTTGCGCCTGTGGGCCGGCCGCATCGGCGCCCGGTACATGGGTGAGGACCGCGCGGACGAGTTCGGGGAGCGCAACGGGGTTCCGGGCGAACTCCTCGTCCGGGTACGCATCGAGAAGGTCGTCGCCCAGGCCGGCGTGGCCGACTGA